In Salvelinus sp. IW2-2015 linkage group LG23, ASM291031v2, whole genome shotgun sequence, a genomic segment contains:
- the LOC111950765 gene encoding palmitoyl-protein thioesterase ABHD10, mitochondrial, whose protein sequence is MASTLARHFSRIFQLTLHVQRKSVTFSGVRHKSSTVQYATRPDLPKLAYRKVKGKSPGVVFLPGFASNMGGKKAEALEEFCQSLGHSYLRFDYTGCGSSEGEMVGGTVGTWKRDVLYVLDELVEGPQILVGSSMGGWLMCLAAIARPERTAAMVGIATAADHFVTVFNTLPIEVRKEIEEKGQWVVPTKHNEEGSITFTTEFLKEAEQHCVLQSPIPVTCPVRLIHGMKDQDVPWHISMQLAERVLSNDVDVILRKHGQHRMAEKEDIKLIVYTIDDLIDKLTTLV, encoded by the exons ATGGCGTCTACACTAGCAAGGCATTTCAGCAGGATTTTCCAATTAACGTTACATGTCCAAAGAAAATCTGTTACGTTTTCCG GAGTGAGACACAAGTCGTCTACAGTGCAGTATGCAACACGCCCTGACCTGCCGAAGCTGGCTTATAGAAAAGTGAAGGGGAAGAGCCCAGGTGTAGTCTTCTTGCCAGGGTTTGCCTCGAACATGGGGGGGAAGAAAGCAGAAGCCCTTGAGGAGTTCTGCCAATCACTAGGCCACTCTTACCTAAG GTTTGACTATACAGGCTGTGGGTCATCTGAAGGTGAAATGGTAGGCGGCACTGTCGGCACTTGGAAGAGGGATGTTCTATATGTATTGGACGAGCTTGTGGAGGGGCCACAA ATTCTGGTTGGCTCCAGTATGGGCGGCTGGCTGATGTGCCTGGCAGCCATAGCTCGTCCAGAAAGAACTGCGGCCATGGTTGGTATCGCTACAGCAGCTGACCACTTTGTAACTGTCTTCAATACACTTCCTATTGAG GTGAGGAAGGAGATTGAAGAGAAGGGGCAGTGGGTGGTTCCTACCAAACACAACGAGGAGGGCTCCATCACATTCACCACAGAGTTCCTGAAGGAGGCAGAGCAGCACTGCGTCCTGCAGAGCCCCATTCCAGTGACCTGCCCGGTGAGGCTCATCCATGGAATGAAGGACCAGGATGTGCCCTGGCACATCTCAATGCAGCTAGCCGAGCGTGTGCTGAGTAACGACGTTGACGTCATCTTGCGCAAGCATGGCCAGCACCGCATGGCAGAAAAGGAGGACATCAAGCTCATAGTCTATACCATCGATGACCTAATAGACAAGCTGACTACTTTGGTATGA
- the LOC111950205 gene encoding transgelin-3-like: MANRGPSYGLSREVQEKIDQKYTLDLEARLVDWIILQVGGDIERPESGRLNFQSWLKDGTILCRLINSLYPSGQEPIKKIPETKMVFKQMEKISQFLQAAEAYGVTTGDLFQTVDLWEGKDMAAVQGTLSALGSMALTKDDGQYRGEPDWFHRKAQGNRREFSEEQLRQGRSLIGMQMGGNTGASQSGMRGYGMPRQIM, translated from the exons ATGGCAAACAGAGGACCCAGTTACGGGCTGAGTAGGGAGGTTCAGGAGAAGATAGACCAGAAGTATACTCTGGACCTGGAGGCCAGACTGGTGGACTGGATCATCTTGCAGGTTGGGGGGGACATAGAACGACCAGAGTCTGGGAGACTAAACTTCCAGAGCTGGCTCAAGGATGGAACA ATTCTTTGTAGGCTCATTAACAGCCTCTATCCCTCTGGTCAAGAGCCCATAAAGAAGATCCCAGAGACAAAGATGGTCTTCAAGCAGATGGAGAAGATCTCACAGTTCCTACAGGCAGCTGAAGCTTATGGGGTGACCACCGGGGACCTTTTCCAGACCGTGGACCTATGGGAAG GGAAGGATATGGCTGCCGTGCAAGGGACCTTGTCGGCACTTGGCAGTATGGCGCTCACAAAGGATGATGGTCAATATCGTGGTGAACCTGATTGGTTTCATAG GAAAGCTCAGGGAAACCGGCGGGAGTTTTCTGAGGAGCAGTTGCGTCAAGGCCGCAGTCTGATTGGCATGCAGATGGGGGGAAACACTGGGGCGTCTCAGTCTGGCATGAGGGGGTATGGTATGCCACGCCAGATAATGTAA